In Ascaphus truei isolate aAscTru1 chromosome 7, aAscTru1.hap1, whole genome shotgun sequence, one genomic interval encodes:
- the OPA3 gene encoding optic atrophy 3 protein — translation MVVGAFPIAKMLYLGVRQLSKPVANRIKAGARRSDFFRTYVCLPPAQLYHWVEMRAKMRIMGFKGAAIKPLNEEAAAELGAELLGEAIIFIVGGGCMVAEYWRQSANSRRKEEELEARLGAMEGEISRLGLQTEELEARARGAERVQLAK, via the exons ATGGTGGTCGGCGCGTTCCCCATCGCCAAGATGCTTTATCTGGGGGTTCGCCAGCTAAGCAAGCCTGTGGCCAACCGTATTAAAGCGGGAGCCCGGCGGAGCGACTTCTTCCGCACCTACGTCTGCCTGCCGCCCGCCCAGC TATATCACTGGGTGGAGATGCGTGCAAAGATGAGGATCATGGGATTCAAGGGGGCGGCGATCAAACCCCTGAATGAGGAGGCGGCAGCTGAGCTGGGGGCGGAGCTCCTAGGGGAGGCAATCATCTTCATCGTGGGGGGTGGATGCATGGTGGCAGAGTACTGGCGGCAATCAGCCAACAGtcggaggaaggaggaggagctaGAGGCGCGGCTGGGAGCCATGGAGGGGGAGATCAGCCGGCTGGGGCTCCAAACGGAGGAGTTGGAAGCCCGGGCTCGGGGAGCAGAGCGTGTGCAGCTTGCAAAATGA